A window of the Ochotona princeps isolate mOchPri1 chromosome 30, mOchPri1.hap1, whole genome shotgun sequence genome harbors these coding sequences:
- the ANAPC13 gene encoding anaphase-promoting complex subunit 13, with translation MDSEVQRDGRILDLIDDAWREDKLPYEDVTIPLNELPEPEQDNGGTTESVREQEMKWTDLALQCLHENVPPVGN, from the exons ATGGACAGTGAGGTCCAGCGAGACGGAAGGATCCTGGACTTGATCGACGACGCCTGGCGGGAGGACAAGCTGCCGTACGAGGATGTCACCATACCCCTG AACGAGCTTCCTGAGCCCGAGCAGGACAACGGCGGCACCACCGAGTCCGTGAGGGAGCAGGAGATGAAGTGGACGGACCTGGCCTTGCAGTGCCTGCACGAGAACGTGCCGCCGGTCGGAAACTGA